In Rubrobacter radiotolerans DSM 5868, the following proteins share a genomic window:
- a CDS encoding VIT1/CCC1 transporter family protein, with the protein MSGREDCARYRANLQAELDSATLYRTLAEAEKNAELAEVYRRLAGVEEAHASIWEEKLREAGESVPERRPGWRIRTLGWLARRFGPSLVLPTIAGMERADVGAYDDQAEAKSARLPAQERSHARLLREISVTSAGMEGGTLARIEGRHRAATGGNALRAAVLGANDGLLSNFSLVMGVAGAQLSGSAILLTGLAGLLAGAGSMAMGEWVSVQSSRELYGQQIALEARELAEVPEEEEEELVLIYRAKGLPEEQARSLASRLMDDQSSALDTLSREELGIDPEELGGSAWGAAAFSFVLFALGASVPVLPFVLFADASVAVGASAMLSALALFAIGASITLLTGRSVLYSGGRQVLIGAAAAALTYGLGSLLGVSLGG; encoded by the coding sequence GTGTCCGGAAGAGAAGACTGTGCACGCTACCGCGCGAACCTGCAAGCCGAGCTTGATAGCGCCACCCTTTACAGGACGCTGGCCGAGGCCGAAAAGAACGCGGAGCTGGCGGAGGTCTACAGGAGACTGGCTGGTGTCGAGGAGGCGCATGCCAGTATCTGGGAGGAGAAGCTTCGCGAAGCTGGCGAGTCCGTGCCGGAGCGTCGGCCGGGATGGCGCATCCGTACCCTCGGCTGGCTGGCGCGCCGTTTCGGACCCTCCCTGGTGCTGCCCACCATTGCGGGCATGGAGAGAGCGGACGTTGGAGCCTATGACGACCAGGCCGAGGCGAAGAGCGCCCGACTTCCGGCTCAGGAGCGCTCGCACGCGCGGCTGTTGCGGGAGATCTCCGTTACATCGGCGGGTATGGAGGGAGGGACGCTCGCACGGATAGAGGGTCGTCACCGAGCGGCGACCGGAGGTAACGCCCTGCGCGCCGCGGTTCTGGGCGCGAACGACGGGCTGCTTTCAAACTTCAGTCTGGTGATGGGGGTAGCCGGGGCGCAGCTCTCCGGCAGCGCGATACTCCTTACGGGGCTCGCCGGCTTGCTCGCCGGCGCGGGCTCGATGGCGATGGGCGAGTGGGTTTCGGTGCAGAGCTCGCGCGAGCTCTACGGGCAACAGATCGCTCTGGAGGCCCGGGAGCTGGCCGAGGTCCCCGAGGAGGAAGAGGAGGAACTGGTGCTGATCTACCGGGCCAAGGGTCTTCCCGAAGAGCAGGCGCGCTCCCTTGCCTCGAGGCTCATGGACGATCAGAGTTCCGCTCTCGACACCCTCTCCCGGGAGGAGCTCGGGATCGACCCCGAAGAGCTCGGGGGCTCCGCGTGGGGGGCCGCAGCCTTCTCGTTCGTGCTCTTCGCGCTGGGTGCGAGCGTGCCGGTGCTGCCGTTCGTACTGTTCGCGGACGCTTCGGTCGCCGTTGGGGCAAGCGCCATGCTGAGCGCTCTGGCGCTCTTCGCTATTGGAGCGTCCATAACGCTGCTGACGGGCAGGAGCGTTCTCTACTCCGGCGGTAGACAGGTGCTTATCGGGGCGGCGGCTGCGGCGCTCACCTACGGTCTCGGCTCGCTGCTCGGAGTCTCGCTCGGCGGATGA